The following coding sequences are from one Humulus lupulus chromosome X, drHumLupu1.1, whole genome shotgun sequence window:
- the LOC133803393 gene encoding uncharacterized oxidoreductase At4g09670-like, with protein MSVSPPPPLPVPPMSSEPSIRFGVLGCAEIARKVSRAITLAPNAELYAVASRSFDKAKAFASSNGFPPHAKIYGSYDSLLDDSDIDAVYIPLPTSLHLHWAVLAARKKKHILLEKPVALNASEFDTIVEACESSGVQLMDGTMWMHHPRTAAMRDFLSDSNRFGQLKMVNVTFTFAAKSDFLKNDIRVKPDLDALGALGDTGWYCVRSILWTANYELPKKVVAVPGAVLNDHGVILACGASLHWEDGKVATFHCSFLSSMAMDVTAIGSKGTLHLNDFVIPYQEHEAYFSAATETGFNELVTGWVPRPSKHIITADLPQETRMVREFSNLVTAIKKGSKPEKHWPTISRKTQLILDAVKASVDKGFEPVEVGN; from the exons ATGTCAGTCTCACCACCACCTCCACTCCCAGTCCCACCAATGTCATCCGAACCCTCCATCCGATTCGGTGTTCTGGGCTGCGCCGAGATAGCCCGGAAGGTCTCCCGTGCCATCACACTCGCTCCCAACGCCGAGCTCTACGCCGTCGCCAGCCGTTCGTTCGACAAAGCCAAGGCTTTCGCCTCATCCAATGGCTTCCCTCCTCACGCCAAGATCTACGGCTCCTACGACTCCCTCCTCGACGACTCTGACATCGACGCCGTCTACATCCCACTCCCCACCAGCCTCCACCTCCATTGGGCTGTCCTCGCAGCCCGGAAGAAGAAGCACATTCTGCTTGAGAAGCCTGTGGCCCTCAATGCCTCTGAGTTCGACACTATCGTCGAAGCCTGCGAATCTAGTGGGGTTCAGCTCATGGACGGTACCATGTGGATGCACCACCCCAGGACTGCTGCCATGAGAGACTTCCTCTCCGATTCGAATCGCTTTGGTCAGCTCAAGATG GTAAATGTAACCTTTACATTCGCTGCCAAGTCTGATTTTCTAAAGAACGATATTCGTGTGAAGCCCGACCTAGATGCTCTTGGTGCTCTTGGGGATACAGGGTGGTATTGCGTCCGGTCAATCCTATGGACTGCTAATTATGAACTACCAAAAAAAGTAGTAGCTGTGCCTGGCGCTGTTCTTAATGACCATGGGGTGATTTTGGCTTGTGGGGCTTCTTTACATTGGGAAGATGGTAAAGTAGCAACCTTTCACTGCTCTTTCTTATCAAGCATGGCCATGGACGTCACTGCTATTGGGTCTAAAGGTACGTTACATCTTAATGATTTTGTAATCCCTTACCAAGAGCACGAGGCCTATTTTTCTGCAGCCACAGAAACCGGGTTCAATGAGTTAGTCACTGGTTGGGTACCAAGGCCAAGCAAACACATCATTACTGCTGATCTCCCTCAGGAGACTAGGATGGTAAGAGAATTTTCCAATTTGGTAACAGCTATCAAAAAGGGCTCTAAGCCTGAGAAACACTGGCCAACTATTAGTAGGAAAACACAGCTGATCCTGGACGCGGTCAAGGCTTCGGTTGACAAAGGTTTCGAGCCTGTTGAGGTTGGAAATTAG
- the LOC133803395 gene encoding laccase-15-like translates to MELILGRRNKYILVIPNSKMWFGQRLITCIFLLFMFMDCQASSTHYNFVVKEVPYTRLCSTKNILTINGKFPGPTIRVHKGDTIFVKVHNKGKHNITLHWHGVKQPGNPWSDGPEYITQCPIQPGATFNQKIIFSSEEGTLWWHAHSDWLRATVHGSIEIFPMKGTTYPFPKPHREIPIILGEWWKSDILQVFEEFVVSGGQPNVSDALTINGQPGDLYNCSKSDTFKLVVEHNKSYLLRMVNAAMNTILFFAIAQHSLTVVGIDGSYTKPFTTNYITISPGQTIDALFTANQNTGLYYLAARAYSTGVNVSFDNTTTTAILQYKSSQNDNNVACSLAPLFPYLPYYNDTNSAFNFVARIRSLANEDHPINVPTKITTRIVSTISINTFPCPYGYNNDTCQGPNGTRLAASMNNISFVLPYKIDVLEAYYFHINGIVRANFPIFPPLLFNFTAEFLPLELQTPEHGTRVRVLEYGSTVELVFQGTNLVAGIDHPMHLHGFSFYVVGYGFGNFDPERDELGYNLVDPPFQNTLMVPKNGWATIRFAANNPGVWFMHCHLERHLTWGMDTVFIVKNGHYKEEQLLPRPPDMPPC, encoded by the exons ATGGAATTAATATTAGGAAGAAGAAATAAATATATCCTTGTTATTCCAAACTCAAAAATGTGGTTTGGCCAGAGATTAATAACATGCATCTTTCTACTGTTTATGTTCATGGATTGCCAAGCTTCATCAACTCACTACAATTTTGTG GTGAAAGAAGTTCCATACACAAGACTATGCAGCACTAAAAATATCTTGACCATAAATGGGAAATTTCCAGGGCCAACTATAAGGGTTCACAAAGGAGATACCATCTTTGTTAAGGTTCACAACAAAGGAAAACACAACATCACCCTTCATTG GCATGGAGTGAAGCAGCCTGGAAATCCATGGTCAGATGGCCCAGAATACATAACACAATGCCCTATTCAACCAGGAGCAACATTCAACCAAAAGATAATATTTTCGAGTGAAGAAGGAACCTTATGGTGGCATGCTCATAGTGACTGGTTGAGAGCTACTGTTCATGGCTCTATTGAGATTTTTCCCATGAAAGGAACCACTTATCCTTTCCCAAAACCTCATAGAGAGATTCCCATAATTCTAG GAGAATGGTGGAAGAGTGATATACTTCAAGTGTTTGAGGAATTTGTTGTGAGTGGTGGTCAACCCAACGTTTCTGATGCTTTGACCATAAACGGTCAGCCTGGAGATTTGTACAATTGTTCAAAATCAG ACACATTCAAACTCGTTGTGGAACACAACAAAAGCTACCTACTCCGAATGGTAAACGCCGCAATGAACACAATCCTCTTCTTCGCCATAGCTCAACACAGCCTCACAGTGGTCGGAATAGACGGCAGCTACACCAAACCATTCACCACAAATTACATCACAATCTCCCCTGGCCAAACCATCGATGCCCTCTTCACCGCCAACCAAAACACCGGTCTCTACTACCTGGCAGCCAGAGCTTACTCGACTGGAGTCAATGTCTCTTTCGATAATACGACAACAACAGCCATACTTCAATACAAATCGTCCCAAAACGACAACAATGTAGCCTGTAGTTTAGCTCCACTCTTCCCTTACCTTCCTTACTACAACGACACAAACTCAGCTTTCAACTTCGTAGCTAGGATTAGGAGCTTGGCCAATGAAGACCATCCAATAAATGTTCCCACCAAGATCACAACTCGTATAGTTTCCACTATCTCTATCAACACATTTCCTTGCCCTTATGGTTATAATAACGACACGTGTCAAGGACCCAATGGGACACGTTTGGCTGCCAGTATGAACAACATAAGCTTTGTGTTGCCTTATAAGATTGATGTTTTGGAGGCTTACTACTTTCACATCAATGGGATTGTGAGGGCAAATTTTCCCATTTTCCCACCTCTTTTGTTTAATTTTACGGCTGAGTTTTTGCCTTTGGAGCTTCAAACACCTGAGCATGGGACTAGGGTTAGGGTTTTGGAGTATGGTTCGACTGTGGAACTTGTTTTCCAAGGAACAAACCTGGTTGCTGGAATAGACCACCCTATGCATCTTCATGGGTTTagtttttatgttgtggggtATGGATTTGGAAATTTTGATCCGGAAAGAGATGAGTTGGGATataatcttgttgaccctccttTTCAAAACACTCTGATGGTACCTAAAAATGGCTGGGCCACCATAAGATTTGCTGCCAATAACCCAG gagtatggtttatgCACTGTCATTTGGAGCGTCATCTCACTTGGGGAATGGACACAGTTTTCATAGTAAAGAATGGGCATTACAAAGAAGAACAGTTGCTACCTCGTCCACCAGACATGCCCCCCTGTTGA